Proteins found in one Triticum urartu cultivar G1812 chromosome 4, Tu2.1, whole genome shotgun sequence genomic segment:
- the LOC125553699 gene encoding non-specific lipid-transfer protein 4-like, with translation MAARRAHAAAALALLVAALVLSAAPAPAEGAVANCGQVVSYLAPCISYAMGRVSVPGGGCCSGVRGLNAAAATPADRKTTCTCLKQQASGMGGIKPNLVAGIPGKCGVNIPYAISQGTDCSKVR, from the exons ATGGCAGCTCGCCGTGCCCACGCCGCGGCGGCCTTGGCCCTGCTGGTGGCGGCGCTCGTGCTGTCTGCGGCACCGGCGCCGGCCGAGGGTGCGGTTGCGAACTGCGGCCAGGTGGTGAGCTACCTGGCCCCGTGCATCAGTTACGCCATGGGCAGGGTGAGTGTGCCTGGCGGCGGCTGCTGCAGCGGCGTGCGTGGCCTTAACGCGGCCGCTGCCACCCCCGCCGACCGCAAGACCACCTGCACCTGCCTCAAGCAGCAGGCGAGCGGCATGGGCGGCATCAAGCCCAACCTCGTCGCCGGCATCCCCGGCAAGTGCGGCGTCAACATCCCCTACGCCATCAGCCAAGGAACCGATTGCTCCAA GGTGCGTTAA